One genomic segment of Novisyntrophococcus fermenticellae includes these proteins:
- a CDS encoding radical SAM protein yields the protein MNNTYKNLQKSHPCFGGHKNNVGRIHLPVSPGCNIACRFCDRVINDVEDRPGVTSKVITPDESIEVLEQALKICPEITVAGIAGPGDTLASGYALQTFRKVKERFPQLIKCMSTNGLLLYEKADEVIDIGIDSLTVTVNAVDPEIEEKLNKYIIYHGRKYEGIEGAEILIENQLKGIKKVSDAGITIKVNSVLVPEINGEHIEAIAKTVKKAGASIDNIIPLIPQAELSCQRAPVCSEIDAARTKASKYIDVFRHCQHCRADAVGVPGKSEFGDQIYQRRISVKETFSHG from the coding sequence ATGAACAATACATATAAAAATCTGCAGAAGTCACATCCCTGCTTTGGCGGTCACAAGAATAATGTAGGGAGAATACATCTGCCGGTAAGCCCGGGGTGTAATATTGCCTGTCGGTTCTGCGACCGGGTGATTAATGATGTGGAAGACCGGCCGGGTGTTACCTCTAAGGTAATCACACCGGATGAAAGTATTGAAGTATTGGAACAGGCTTTGAAGATCTGCCCGGAGATTACAGTAGCAGGAATTGCAGGTCCGGGAGATACCCTTGCGTCCGGCTACGCCTTACAGACTTTTCGAAAAGTAAAAGAGAGATTTCCCCAATTAATCAAGTGTATGAGTACGAATGGATTACTTTTATATGAAAAGGCCGATGAGGTGATTGATATCGGGATTGATTCTCTTACAGTTACGGTGAATGCCGTAGATCCTGAAATCGAAGAAAAGCTTAATAAATATATTATTTACCATGGGAGAAAATACGAGGGAATAGAAGGGGCGGAGATACTGATTGAGAATCAACTGAAAGGAATTAAAAAGGTGTCTGATGCAGGAATTACCATAAAAGTAAATTCTGTTTTAGTCCCGGAAATCAATGGTGAGCATATCGAAGCCATTGCAAAAACTGTGAAGAAGGCAGGCGCAAGTATTGATAATATTATTCCACTGATTCCTCAGGCTGAACTTTCCTGCCAAAGGGCACCTGTCTGCTCAGAAATTGATGCGGCCCGAACAAAAGCTTCCAAATATATTGATGTGTTCAGACATTGTCAGCACTGCAGAGCAGATGCAGTTGGCGTACCCGGGAAGTCTGAATTTGGAGATCAGATTTATCAGCGCAGAATATCTGTAAAGGAAACATTTTCACATGGATAA
- a CDS encoding nitrogenase component 1, whose amino-acid sequence MALNLENSNVATRENRIGSITGYIGTLSDLANQSSCGTLKGCSRCFSQSSTCLSSCALGQLSAIRDVAIIHHGPAGCSAASAGAYYLDKVMAKKRGVTTNTVYIGTDMNENDTIFGSAESLRKIILEVNKRYSPKAIFVTSSCATGIIGEDIDSVVDDVKDEVEVPIVAVHCEGFKSRIWATGFDISDHAVLSSIVQPPRQKRNTINFKNFYESARPEIIEIFKNFDLEPIFLYCNSTIEELSHISESLATTCICGTLGNYLGNGLEETYGVPYIRTINPLGIAGFETWLREIGRVTDRSEAVENYIEEQRKIYIPQIEEIKKELKGLRAVLGMGPGYTFEVSRVLDELGVEVVWALAWHYDKKYENGEVPPSMKYLLENDVDFEASVADQQNYEVMNILKKYQPDLYLSRHPGSTVWAIKNGTPAVYVADEYMIFGYKHTLEFAQSILDSIHNRSFEKNLARRVKLPYTDWWYQQNVDKFLEEAKK is encoded by the coding sequence ATGGCACTTAATTTAGAAAATTCCAATGTTGCTACCAGAGAGAATCGAATCGGTTCAATTACAGGCTATATTGGGACATTAAGTGATTTGGCAAATCAGAGCAGCTGCGGCACATTAAAGGGATGCTCCAGATGCTTTTCACAATCCAGTACATGTTTATCCAGCTGTGCATTAGGGCAGCTTTCCGCAATTCGTGATGTGGCAATTATCCATCATGGACCAGCAGGATGTTCGGCAGCCAGTGCAGGTGCATATTATCTTGATAAGGTAATGGCAAAGAAGCGCGGAGTCACTACGAATACAGTATATATTGGAACTGACATGAATGAAAATGACACGATTTTCGGTTCGGCAGAAAGTCTTAGAAAAATCATACTTGAGGTAAATAAGAGGTATTCACCTAAGGCAATATTTGTAACAAGCTCCTGTGCTACGGGAATTATTGGTGAAGATATCGACAGTGTGGTAGATGATGTGAAAGATGAAGTGGAGGTACCAATTGTGGCGGTGCACTGTGAAGGATTCAAGTCCAGAATATGGGCAACCGGATTTGATATTTCTGACCATGCAGTGCTGAGCTCTATCGTACAGCCTCCCAGACAGAAGAGAAACACCATAAATTTCAAGAACTTCTATGAAAGTGCAAGACCTGAAATCATAGAAATTTTTAAAAACTTTGATCTGGAACCAATTTTTCTTTATTGTAACTCCACAATAGAAGAACTAAGCCATATATCGGAGTCGCTTGCAACCACATGTATCTGTGGAACGCTTGGAAATTATCTTGGAAATGGTCTGGAAGAAACATATGGGGTTCCGTATATCAGAACGATAAATCCTCTTGGTATTGCGGGTTTTGAAACCTGGCTCAGGGAGATAGGAAGAGTGACAGACAGGTCGGAAGCTGTGGAGAATTATATAGAAGAACAAAGAAAAATCTATATTCCGCAGATTGAAGAAATCAAGAAGGAATTAAAAGGTTTAAGGGCAGTACTTGGCATGGGGCCGGGGTATACATTCGAAGTATCCCGAGTTTTAGATGAACTTGGAGTAGAAGTAGTGTGGGCACTGGCCTGGCATTACGACAAAAAGTATGAAAATGGTGAGGTTCCCCCATCCATGAAATATCTTTTGGAAAATGATGTGGATTTTGAAGCCAGTGTTGCCGATCAGCAGAACTATGAGGTGATGAATATTCTGAAAAAATATCAGCCGGATTTATATCTTTCACGTCATCCCGGTTCTACGGTATGGGCGATTAAGAATGGGACTCCTGCTGTATATGTTGCAGACGAATATATGATCTTTGGATATAAGCACACTTTGGAATTCGCACAATCGATTCTGGACAGTATTCATAACAGAAGTTTTGAAAAGAATCTGGCAAGAAGAGTGAAACTTCCTTATACAGACTGGTGGTATCAACAGAATGTAGATAAATTTTTAGAGGAGGCTAAAAAATAA
- the nifH gene encoding nitrogenase iron protein, whose product MRQIAIYGKGGIGKSTTTQNLTAGLAEYGKKVMVVGCDPKADSTRLLLGGLAQKTVLDTIRDEGDDIELDRILREGFGSTRCVESGGPEPGVGCAGRGIITSINMLENLGAYTDDLDYVFYDVLGDVVCGGFAMPIREGKAKEIYIVASGEMMALYAANNIAKGIKRYAKTGGVRIGGIICNSRNVDRELDLLRAFAKELGTQLLYFVPRDNIVQRAEINKKTVIEYKPDSEQAQEYRNLAEAVINNTNFTIPTPMTQERLEEILFEYGLMDVADDYHI is encoded by the coding sequence TTGAGGCAGATTGCAATTTATGGAAAAGGTGGAATCGGAAAATCAACCACAACGCAGAACCTGACAGCAGGGCTGGCAGAATATGGGAAAAAAGTGATGGTAGTAGGATGTGATCCGAAAGCAGATTCTACAAGATTATTACTCGGAGGATTAGCACAGAAGACTGTTTTGGATACTATCAGAGATGAGGGAGATGATATTGAGCTTGACCGCATCTTAAGAGAAGGATTTGGCAGCACGAGATGCGTGGAGTCCGGTGGACCTGAACCGGGTGTGGGCTGTGCAGGAAGAGGTATTATCACCTCAATTAATATGCTGGAAAACCTTGGAGCATATACCGATGACCTGGACTATGTCTTTTATGATGTATTAGGAGACGTTGTCTGCGGAGGATTTGCAATGCCTATCAGAGAAGGTAAGGCAAAAGAGATATACATCGTTGCCAGCGGAGAGATGATGGCATTATATGCAGCCAATAATATTGCCAAAGGTATTAAGAGATATGCTAAAACAGGCGGTGTAAGAATTGGCGGAATCATTTGCAACAGCCGTAATGTGGACCGGGAATTAGATTTGCTTCGTGCTTTCGCAAAGGAACTCGGAACGCAGTTATTGTATTTTGTACCTAGAGATAACATTGTACAGAGAGCGGAAATCAATAAAAAGACAGTAATTGAGTATAAGCCGGATTCTGAACAGGCACAGGAGTACAGAAATCTTGCAGAAGCAGTAATTAACAATACCAACTTTACAATTCCGACGCCAATGACGCAAGAAAGACTCGAAGAAATTCTGTTTGAATATGGTCTTATGGATGTTGCAGATGATTATCACATCTAA
- a CDS encoding NifB/NifX family molybdenum-iron cluster-binding protein, which translates to MSYKIAIASSDEKQIDETFGLAKRFLIYQVSGGHYVKLEERIVKQDIHPSDCETGSGGGCAGGAGTSARVELLTDCRCVVCKKAGFNIQKQLERKAIAVFDVNCSVEEALVKISHYFSRIDSHQSLRG; encoded by the coding sequence ATGTCTTATAAGATAGCAATCGCTTCTTCTGATGAAAAGCAGATTGATGAAACATTTGGTTTGGCAAAACGTTTTCTTATCTATCAGGTATCTGGTGGTCATTATGTAAAACTGGAGGAAAGAATCGTAAAACAGGATATTCATCCATCGGACTGTGAAACTGGTTCCGGTGGAGGGTGTGCAGGGGGTGCGGGTACATCTGCCAGGGTAGAGCTTTTGACAGACTGCAGGTGCGTTGTCTGTAAAAAGGCGGGTTTCAACATTCAGAAGCAACTTGAGAGAAAAGCAATCGCGGTTTTCGATGTTAACTGTTCGGTAGAGGAGGCCTTAGTAAAAATATCCCATTATTTTAGCAGGATAGATAGTCATCAGTCTCTTAGAGGATAA
- a CDS encoding NifB/NifX family molybdenum-iron cluster-binding protein, with the protein MDNTEYKYRIAVATTDGIVVNQHFGRADEFLIIGLDWQNQIHRIEKRQVNPVCDGGEHDEKRLETTVNMFTDCKYVLVSRIGEGAAYALEKSGIIPIEFPGIIEESVQRILVQELVLSIYL; encoded by the coding sequence ATGGATAATACGGAATATAAATACCGGATAGCGGTAGCAACAACAGATGGAATCGTGGTAAATCAGCATTTTGGAAGAGCAGATGAGTTTCTGATCATAGGCCTGGATTGGCAAAATCAAATACACCGGATTGAAAAACGTCAGGTAAACCCAGTCTGTGATGGTGGCGAACACGATGAAAAAAGGCTTGAAACCACAGTCAACATGTTTACGGACTGCAAATATGTATTGGTGAGCAGAATTGGGGAGGGTGCTGCTTATGCGCTGGAAAAATCAGGTATTATCCCTATAGAGTTTCCGGGAATTATTGAAGAGTCAGTGCAAAGGATTCTCGTACAAGAGTTAGTTTTAAGCATTTATTTATAG
- a CDS encoding YezD family protein, whose product MRQTEINHVLDTLHLKEIEGLIRDLKYGSITIIVQDGKVIQIDKTEKHRMKA is encoded by the coding sequence ATGAGGCAAACTGAAATCAATCATGTTTTGGATACTTTACATTTAAAAGAAATAGAAGGATTGATACGTGATCTGAAATATGGAAGTATAACAATTATTGTTCAGGATGGCAAGGTTATCCAGATTGATAAGACAGAAAAACACAGAATGAAGGCATGA
- a CDS encoding nitrogenase component 1: MAKLLDKQRYKCAMGAMQTVQAISRAIPVLHSGPGCAQKLSDSIGSSGYFSPNIFPCTSINEKDVVFGGVKKLETTIENSLKVIDADFYVVLTGCIPEIVGDDTGEVVSHFEDAGKPVIYASTAGFKGNNYIGHQQIIDAITDQYLEKSEEREKGLVNIWADVPYQDLFWLGNIRELEKLVKELGLTPNTIFGYQRGIDNINKIPKAEFNLLVSPWVSVENMKKMEKKLGIPYLHYPTLPIGAFETTKFLREVGKFAGVDEEKVENIINKHENYYYYLIERYADLFLETRVMAKQFSVVADAQYTLGITKFLVNDLGLVPAKQFVTDDTPKAFQEQIKEEFERLNYGLKAEVRFETDGYKIQNEIREHDYHGYPLILGSYYEKEIAEEMSGHYLNISWPVQDKVVLDDFYVGYTGGIRLIEDIYSVAVQRWN; this comes from the coding sequence ATGGCAAAGCTATTAGATAAACAAAGATATAAATGTGCGATGGGTGCAATGCAGACGGTACAGGCAATCTCCAGAGCCATTCCGGTATTGCATTCCGGGCCCGGGTGTGCACAGAAGCTTTCCGATTCCATTGGAAGTTCAGGATATTTTTCACCAAATATCTTCCCCTGTACCAGTATTAATGAAAAAGATGTAGTATTCGGCGGAGTGAAAAAACTGGAAACCACGATTGAAAATTCATTAAAGGTGATTGATGCAGATTTCTATGTGGTTCTTACAGGATGTATACCGGAAATCGTGGGTGATGATACAGGTGAGGTGGTAAGCCATTTTGAAGATGCCGGCAAACCGGTAATCTATGCATCGACGGCAGGATTTAAAGGTAACAACTATATAGGACATCAACAGATTATCGATGCAATCACAGACCAATATCTTGAAAAGTCTGAAGAACGGGAAAAAGGACTGGTGAATATTTGGGCTGATGTTCCCTATCAGGATTTATTCTGGCTTGGCAATATCAGGGAGCTGGAAAAACTAGTAAAAGAATTAGGATTGACTCCGAACACAATATTCGGATACCAGCGTGGAATTGACAATATTAACAAAATCCCAAAAGCGGAATTCAATCTGCTGGTTTCTCCCTGGGTATCCGTTGAAAATATGAAGAAAATGGAGAAAAAGCTTGGTATTCCATACCTTCATTATCCCACACTTCCGATTGGTGCATTTGAGACCACGAAGTTCTTAAGAGAAGTCGGTAAATTTGCAGGTGTTGATGAAGAAAAGGTAGAAAATATTATCAATAAGCATGAAAATTATTATTATTATCTGATTGAAAGGTATGCCGATCTGTTTCTGGAAACAAGGGTTATGGCAAAACAATTTTCGGTAGTGGCAGATGCCCAGTATACACTTGGTATCACGAAGTTTTTAGTAAATGATTTAGGACTTGTGCCAGCGAAGCAATTTGTTACAGATGATACCCCGAAGGCTTTCCAGGAACAGATTAAAGAAGAATTTGAAAGATTGAATTATGGATTGAAGGCAGAGGTAAGGTTTGAGACAGATGGCTACAAAATACAAAATGAGATTAGGGAACATGACTATCATGGCTACCCACTCATTCTCGGAAGCTATTATGAGAAGGAAATTGCAGAGGAAATGTCTGGACATTACTTAAATATCTCGTGGCCTGTACAGGATAAAGTGGTGCTGGATGATTTCTATGTGGGTTATACCGGCGGAATCCGGCTGATAGAGGATATTTATTCGGTGGCAGTACAGAGATGGAATTAG